A genome region from Arachidicoccus soli includes the following:
- a CDS encoding glycoside hydrolase family 28 protein produces the protein MIGKPIKLFSFLFLLGFGFLVRASAQENIKAEIQKYVDAAPFKMNAPALPNIPNLKVDITSFGAVGDGHTLNTSAIAKAISACVAKGGGIVNVPPGLWLTGPIELKSKINLHLQQGAILLFSKDHRLFPIIANSPKSHSFFVMNPIYGYKLHDVAITGEGIINGSGDSWRPVKKEKTTEGQWKDLLRQGGAVSEDGKLWWPTKEAMEGEVYLKKIYKAHPEIASEDLLPARDFLRPYMVSINNSTRILIDGPTFMNSPKFALFPKYCDNLVIRDVKINNEWYAQNGDGIDISNSKNVIIYKCTVSTGDDGICMKSSRPASDKTDTSCLKNVIIADCIVYHAHGGFVIGSNTDGGMENISVSNCNYINTDIGIRVKSNRGRGGLVHNIYINNIYMNNIANEAILFNTYYEQKNKPTEKFSVNATTPKFQDFYMNHIYCVGASTAISIIGLPEMPVNHLYFSNMNITAKKDYETENANDISFKNVFINNHKLTEKY, from the coding sequence ATGATAGGTAAACCAATTAAATTATTCTCCTTTCTATTTCTTTTGGGTTTTGGCTTTTTAGTAAGAGCTTCTGCGCAAGAAAATATTAAAGCAGAGATTCAAAAATATGTAGACGCTGCTCCATTTAAAATGAATGCACCAGCCTTGCCCAATATTCCTAATTTGAAAGTAGATATTACCAGCTTCGGTGCAGTAGGAGACGGACATACATTAAATACATCTGCTATTGCAAAAGCTATCAGTGCTTGTGTCGCAAAAGGGGGCGGTATAGTGAATGTGCCTCCCGGATTATGGCTTACTGGTCCGATTGAATTGAAAAGTAAGATCAACCTACATTTGCAACAAGGAGCAATATTGTTGTTTTCAAAAGACCATCGCTTATTTCCCATTATTGCAAACTCCCCAAAGAGCCATTCTTTTTTTGTAATGAACCCTATTTATGGGTACAAATTGCATGATGTGGCTATTACAGGAGAAGGAATTATTAATGGTTCCGGCGATTCTTGGAGACCCGTTAAAAAAGAAAAAACAACCGAAGGCCAATGGAAAGATTTATTGAGGCAAGGCGGTGCTGTAAGCGAAGATGGAAAGTTATGGTGGCCAACAAAAGAAGCCATGGAAGGAGAAGTATACTTGAAGAAAATATACAAAGCACATCCAGAAATAGCTTCCGAAGATTTATTGCCGGCCCGCGATTTCTTACGTCCATATATGGTCTCTATTAATAACTCTACGCGTATTTTAATTGACGGCCCTACATTTATGAATTCTCCGAAATTTGCCCTGTTCCCTAAATATTGCGACAATCTTGTGATCCGGGATGTAAAAATCAATAATGAATGGTATGCGCAAAACGGAGATGGAATTGATATTTCTAATAGCAAAAATGTAATTATCTATAAATGCACTGTCAGTACCGGTGATGATGGTATTTGCATGAAATCCAGCAGACCTGCATCTGATAAAACAGATACCTCTTGTTTGAAAAATGTAATTATTGCTGATTGTATTGTGTATCATGCTCATGGCGGATTTGTAATAGGGAGTAATACAGATGGTGGTATGGAAAACATAAGCGTAAGTAATTGCAATTATATCAATACAGATATTGGTATTCGTGTGAAAAGCAATCGCGGAAGAGGTGGACTGGTGCATAATATTTATATCAATAATATTTACATGAATAATATCGCTAATGAAGCAATATTATTTAATACTTATTATGAACAGAAAAATAAACCTACTGAAAAATTTTCCGTAAATGCGACTACCCCAAAATTTCAAGATTTCTATATGAATCATATTTATTGTGTAGGTGCTTCTACCGCTATATCTATTATAGGGTTACCAGAGATGCCTGTCAATCATTTGTATTTTTCCAATATGAATATTACAGCTAAAAAAGATTATGAAACAGAAAATGCAAATGATATTTCGTTTAAAAATGTATTTATAAATAATCATAAGTTGACCGAAAAATATTAA
- a CDS encoding DUF5123 domain-containing protein yields the protein MKKTKFQYLSLIFTGIFIAIVVLSCKKSSIAYFNPSRMFTPTSIAISGGDTTATISWPASLYSAAKNVSYTLEISKDSSFAGTPDLSVVVNTNFRTVTDDTLRDRTKYYIRVKANASGTSGESYWVKDTVGFTLVGVQIFTPLQSSDIIDNKVKLSWTTTPGITEIDLTDPSANVIKVPISDSINTVGEIIAKGLMPNTKYTAEIFAGARSKGLLTFTTKASQVGNNIVDLRGIADANILNDTLVSGIPNGSVVLLERGMTYDMPATTYVITQSLTIESGLGFGDPATIALATNLDASGTIDSITFSDLTLAASGASYFMNISNPVTIGKMRIINCTTRGVYNNSFIRMKTSGDKVANFYMNNCIIDSIGIGAKYAVFYASGSSKALFDNMEIDNCTFSDFYYFVRQDGVTTTSLNVNNCTFDNMINQGGYFVNYSTAFPTSFAFTNCIFGKTLDPSSSNGIKSSGGAAFNNCYQTSDCIFSANPLVGPGSYAGTSYDLFVDPDNGNFSFKDAGFAGKSTAGDPRWK from the coding sequence ATGAAAAAAACGAAATTTCAATATCTCTCTTTGATATTTACAGGCATATTTATAGCAATCGTTGTACTTTCCTGTAAGAAGTCAAGTATAGCATATTTTAACCCAAGCAGGATGTTCACACCTACTTCCATTGCTATCTCGGGAGGAGATACGACAGCAACTATTTCTTGGCCGGCATCACTTTATTCTGCTGCAAAGAACGTGAGCTATACTTTGGAAATATCGAAGGATTCAAGTTTTGCGGGCACACCGGATTTATCAGTTGTGGTCAATACAAACTTTAGAACAGTAACGGATGACACCCTACGTGACAGAACTAAATATTATATACGTGTGAAAGCGAATGCTTCAGGCACTTCAGGTGAATCTTACTGGGTGAAGGATACAGTCGGATTTACCTTAGTTGGTGTACAAATCTTTACACCATTACAGAGTTCTGATATTATTGATAACAAGGTAAAACTAAGCTGGACGACAACGCCGGGCATCACGGAAATAGATTTAACGGATCCTTCGGCCAATGTCATAAAAGTTCCAATTTCTGACAGTATCAATACTGTGGGTGAAATTATTGCAAAAGGTCTAATGCCAAATACTAAATATACCGCAGAAATTTTTGCAGGTGCCAGAAGTAAAGGATTATTGACTTTTACCACAAAAGCCTCCCAGGTAGGGAATAATATTGTGGACTTAAGAGGTATTGCTGATGCCAATATTTTGAATGATACATTGGTAAGTGGTATTCCTAATGGGAGTGTTGTATTATTAGAAAGAGGTATGACTTACGATATGCCTGCAACAACCTATGTGATTACTCAGTCGCTTACAATTGAAAGCGGCTTAGGCTTTGGAGATCCTGCTACCATAGCTTTAGCTACCAATCTAGATGCTTCAGGGACGATTGATTCTATCACATTTTCTGATTTAACATTGGCTGCAAGCGGTGCGAGTTATTTTATGAATATAAGTAACCCGGTTACTATTGGTAAGATGCGTATTATTAACTGCACGACTAGAGGCGTTTATAATAATTCATTTATTCGTATGAAAACTTCGGGTGATAAAGTTGCTAATTTTTATATGAACAATTGTATTATTGATAGTATTGGTATCGGTGCTAAGTACGCCGTATTCTATGCCAGCGGAAGCAGTAAAGCTCTGTTCGATAATATGGAAATCGACAATTGTACATTTAGCGATTTCTATTATTTTGTTCGTCAAGATGGTGTTACGACTACTTCTTTGAATGTAAATAATTGCACTTTTGACAACATGATTAATCAGGGGGGATATTTTGTAAATTACTCAACAGCATTCCCAACCAGTTTTGCTTTTACCAATTGTATTTTTGGTAAAACACTTGATCCAAGTAGTTCTAATGGCATAAAATCTTCTGGAGGTGCTGCATTTAATAATTGTTATCAAACCTCCGATTGCATATTTAGCGCGAATCCATTAGTCGGACCTGGCAGCTACGCTGGTACTTCCTATGATTTATTTGTCGATCCTGATAATGGCAACTTCTCCTTCAAAGATGCTGGTTTTGCAGGTAAGAGCACTGCGGGTGACCCAAGATGGAAATAA
- a CDS encoding glycoside hydrolase family 88 protein, which produces MNFIVKSSFCSLVFLMVGHCFAQEPDYAKLTAETIMENFNPRPSPDAKLTQWNYTQGVMWTGLDQLWMATGNGNYFNFVKNAIDNYIDDNGNIKTYQLKDDKLDDVLNGRNLLTLYKVTQKEKYLKAAKVLRSQLAQQPRNKEGGFWHKRIYTNQMWLDGLYMAEPFYAAYAKIFNEEKDFDDIAHQFLLVNKYMRDAKTGLLYHGWDDTKKEKWADKSTGLSKNFWARAMGWYGMALVDVLDDFPLDHPERKQLIKVLSQFAAAIKNVQDPQSGLWWDVLNYPNRKGNYLEASASAMFVYTLAKAVRKGYIKAPYITVAKKGYSGILSHFVHLDKDGKLRLSGTVSVSGLGGSPNHYRDGSYAYYMREKVVDNDPKGLGAFLQATNEMNLLSSLAEGKAKTVLLDSYFNNEVITDKAGLKHAYHYKWEEEDNNGYSFFGAAFKRFGFNIATSYAAPSKRVLKDAAVYIIVDADIPTENPDPEYMTEQYAHTILDWVKKGGVLLIMNNDSGNADIKHLNILTQMLGFTFKEDSYNKVKGREFKMGGIDISADNPIFKSVSKVYIKELSTIQINNNSVEKVLTKNGQNIAVVAPIGKGTVFAVGDPWFYNEYTNGLKLPASFQNYGAMQDLIKWLTLQTKTIK; this is translated from the coding sequence ATGAATTTTATAGTAAAGTCTTCATTCTGTTCATTAGTTTTTTTAATGGTTGGCCATTGCTTCGCACAAGAACCTGACTATGCAAAATTGACCGCTGAAACGATCATGGAGAATTTTAATCCAAGACCTTCTCCGGATGCAAAGCTCACACAATGGAATTATACACAAGGTGTGATGTGGACAGGACTGGACCAGCTGTGGATGGCGACAGGAAATGGCAATTATTTCAATTTTGTAAAAAATGCCATAGACAATTATATAGATGACAATGGCAACATTAAAACTTATCAACTAAAAGACGATAAACTGGATGATGTTTTAAACGGAAGGAATCTATTGACTTTATATAAAGTAACACAGAAGGAAAAATATCTTAAAGCGGCAAAAGTTTTAAGAAGCCAACTGGCTCAGCAACCTAGAAATAAGGAAGGGGGTTTCTGGCATAAAAGGATTTATACGAATCAAATGTGGCTGGATGGTTTGTATATGGCTGAACCTTTTTATGCAGCATATGCCAAAATATTTAATGAAGAGAAAGATTTTGATGATATCGCCCATCAGTTCTTATTAGTCAATAAATATATGCGTGATGCAAAAACGGGTCTGTTGTATCATGGATGGGACGATACGAAGAAGGAAAAATGGGCGGATAAAAGTACAGGGCTTTCCAAAAATTTCTGGGCGCGTGCCATGGGCTGGTATGGGATGGCGCTGGTAGATGTATTGGATGATTTTCCTCTAGATCATCCTGAAAGAAAGCAATTGATTAAAGTATTATCTCAATTTGCAGCGGCTATAAAGAATGTTCAGGATCCGCAATCCGGACTCTGGTGGGATGTCTTGAATTATCCAAATCGAAAAGGTAATTATTTGGAAGCTTCTGCTTCGGCCATGTTTGTTTATACCCTGGCAAAAGCAGTTCGTAAAGGCTATATTAAGGCGCCTTATATAACAGTCGCAAAAAAAGGATATTCTGGAATTTTAAGCCATTTTGTTCACCTCGATAAAGATGGAAAGTTACGGTTATCCGGAACTGTTTCAGTAAGTGGTTTGGGCGGAAGTCCCAATCATTATAGAGACGGCAGTTATGCTTATTATATGCGAGAAAAAGTGGTGGATAATGACCCGAAGGGCCTAGGAGCATTTTTACAGGCGACAAATGAGATGAATTTACTATCAAGCTTAGCGGAAGGAAAAGCTAAGACCGTGTTGCTAGATAGCTATTTTAATAATGAAGTGATAACCGATAAAGCTGGCCTAAAACACGCCTACCATTACAAGTGGGAAGAAGAAGATAATAATGGCTATTCTTTTTTTGGAGCTGCATTTAAACGCTTTGGCTTTAATATAGCCACTTCGTATGCAGCACCTTCCAAAAGAGTATTGAAAGATGCAGCTGTTTATATTATTGTGGATGCAGATATTCCTACCGAAAACCCTGACCCTGAATATATGACAGAGCAATATGCGCATACCATTCTTGATTGGGTGAAAAAAGGTGGGGTATTGCTAATAATGAACAACGACAGTGGCAATGCGGATATTAAACATTTAAATATCCTCACACAAATGCTGGGCTTCACTTTTAAGGAAGACAGTTATAATAAAGTAAAAGGCAGAGAATTTAAAATGGGGGGTATTGATATTTCTGCGGATAACCCCATTTTTAAATCGGTTTCAAAGGTTTACATCAAGGAACTATCCACAATTCAAATAAATAACAATTCAGTAGAAAAAGTACTTACCAAGAACGGACAGAATATTGCTGTTGTCGCTCCTATTGGAAAAGGTACTGTTTTCGCTGTTGGCGACCCTTGGTTTTATAATGAATATACGAATGGTCTTAAGTTGCCAGCTTCTTTTCAGAACTATGGCGCTATGCAAGATTTGATAAAGTGGTTAACGCTACAAACAAAAACTATTAAATGA
- a CDS encoding glycoside hydrolase family 28 protein, with protein sequence MIKQISFLLATVSFGISLPVLAQESILQKDSVNMIKYYNVSMPDLPELPSFKKDTVNIESFHAKGDGLFLNTAIINKAITQISRSGGGVVLIPGGVWLTGPIEMKSNVNLHLNRDAILLFTKDKSEYHLVEGDYEGHRAVRNQSPIYGENLENVAITGRGIIDGNGDVWRSVKKSKLTADQWSNLLQYGGILSENKQTWYPSESYLKGNNTKDAGYILPGKSLNDYRDLKDFFRPNLLVFKACKNVLLENTTFQNSPAWCLHLLMCENLSIKNANIKNPAYAQNGDGMDIESCKNVLIEGNTLTCGDDGICIKSGRDAFGRERGMPTENVIVRGNVVYHAHGGFVIGSEMSGGAKNIFVYDNSFIGTENGLRFKTTRGRGGVVSNIYISNIYMKDIESDAILFDMYYMATSSAVKGVKIKEYPVTVATPQFRDFKISNVVCVGANRGIFVRGLPEMNIQNISFKNITLQTKQGVDIEEAKNIQINNLRLDISDKNSLVKILNGQQIKFDGLSSENNVAEIFSIDGEKSRDIDVINAVDANAAAKVQFLNNTSASSISFK encoded by the coding sequence ATGATTAAACAGATCTCCTTCCTTTTAGCAACAGTTTCTTTCGGTATCTCTTTGCCTGTACTAGCGCAAGAAAGCATTCTTCAGAAAGATAGTGTAAATATGATAAAATATTACAATGTAAGTATGCCGGATTTGCCAGAGCTGCCTTCTTTTAAAAAGGATACTGTCAATATTGAATCATTCCATGCTAAAGGGGATGGTTTATTCCTGAATACCGCAATCATTAATAAAGCCATTACACAAATAAGCAGAAGTGGTGGTGGCGTGGTCTTAATACCCGGAGGGGTCTGGCTTACCGGACCAATTGAGATGAAGAGTAATGTAAACCTGCATCTTAACAGGGATGCTATTCTTTTATTTACAAAAGATAAAAGTGAATATCATTTGGTCGAAGGTGACTATGAAGGCCATCGGGCAGTCAGAAATCAATCACCTATTTATGGCGAGAATTTAGAAAATGTGGCTATAACAGGCCGCGGAATAATTGATGGGAATGGAGATGTGTGGCGTTCTGTCAAGAAAAGTAAATTGACTGCAGATCAGTGGAGTAACCTGCTGCAATATGGTGGTATCTTAAGTGAAAATAAACAAACTTGGTATCCTTCTGAGAGTTACCTGAAGGGCAATAACACCAAGGACGCAGGTTATATACTGCCAGGAAAATCTCTGAATGATTATAGGGATTTGAAGGATTTTTTCAGGCCTAACCTCTTGGTGTTCAAAGCTTGCAAAAATGTATTATTGGAAAATACGACTTTTCAAAATTCCCCTGCCTGGTGTTTACATCTATTGATGTGTGAAAACCTCTCGATAAAAAATGCGAACATAAAAAATCCGGCATATGCCCAAAATGGTGATGGAATGGATATCGAATCTTGCAAGAACGTCTTGATAGAAGGTAATACACTTACTTGTGGCGATGACGGTATTTGCATAAAATCTGGCAGAGATGCTTTTGGCAGAGAGAGAGGAATGCCTACAGAAAATGTCATCGTGCGTGGTAATGTGGTTTATCATGCCCACGGTGGATTTGTTATTGGCAGCGAAATGTCGGGTGGCGCAAAGAATATATTTGTTTATGATAATTCTTTTATAGGTACGGAAAATGGCCTTCGCTTTAAAACAACCAGAGGGAGAGGTGGCGTTGTAAGTAATATTTATATCTCTAATATTTATATGAAGGATATAGAAAGCGACGCCATACTTTTCGATATGTATTATATGGCTACATCAAGTGCGGTAAAAGGCGTAAAAATAAAAGAATATCCGGTGACCGTTGCTACACCTCAGTTTAGGGATTTTAAGATTAGCAATGTCGTATGTGTAGGAGCTAACAGAGGCATATTTGTTAGAGGATTACCTGAAATGAATATCCAAAATATCTCATTCAAGAATATTACCCTCCAAACAAAGCAAGGTGTTGATATCGAAGAAGCAAAAAACATTCAAATAAATAATTTACGACTAGATATATCTGATAAAAATTCATTAGTGAAAATTTTAAATGGACAGCAGATAAAATTTGATGGGTTATCTTCTGAAAACAATGTCGCAGAAATCTTTTCTATCGATGGCGAAAAATCTAGAGATATTGATGTGATAAATGCGGTGGATGCAAATGCGGCGGCTAAAGTTCAGTTTTTAAATAATACTTCTGCTTCAAGTATCAGTTTTAAATAA
- a CDS encoding RagB/SusD family nutrient uptake outer membrane protein: MKIKTIIYYTLFLSVEILQLSSCKKYLTLNPVSSFGPNVVFGTVSNAQKAVFGAYQEMTGDNGYGIRVSMYFPYDNDLMMGAGGQNDGDRRDIGRYNLTSSNAQLFKPFNQMYAGIERANQCIKYIPQMSLYNNGTSQQKAELQRLYGESLTLRAQYYFELVRNWGDVPAQWVPSSDIPNLFIAKTDRDSIYDHILNDLKIAEDLVPWRSGVSALGDPNDERITKGAVKGLRARIALFRGGYSLRRDNQMERGSNYLDYYKIADQECADIIQSGEHKLDPSFQDLWQNQLDAHQIDPYGEFMFQVAMSGGTSSTDSKLGKYNGPNGSLTILPSYFYMFDSVDTRRDVTIAPYKINSDNTLSAVGLSSLADGKFRRNWITNPTIDISNQAQNFGLNWPILRYSDVLLMYAEAENEINNGPTAAGIDAFNLVRQRAFAGNLGEMGTAPTDKAGFFNAIVNERALEFGTEGIRKYDLIRWNLIGDKLRAAKQALTDISNNAPPYDTLPAKMYYVAGPSTTVINWASSFYHPSSATTPSGATSVTWVSNLLSGNLQYFAEGFKDNHSELLPIPQAAIDANPNLKQDYGY, from the coding sequence ATGAAGATTAAAACAATAATTTATTATACACTATTTCTTTCAGTGGAGATACTGCAGCTATCTTCTTGTAAGAAGTATTTAACCCTGAATCCGGTTTCTTCTTTTGGCCCAAATGTGGTTTTTGGTACAGTCTCCAATGCGCAAAAAGCTGTTTTTGGGGCATATCAGGAAATGACCGGCGATAATGGATACGGGATTCGTGTAAGTATGTATTTTCCTTATGATAATGATTTAATGATGGGCGCTGGCGGGCAAAATGATGGAGACCGAAGAGATATTGGAAGATATAATCTTACCTCAAGTAATGCGCAGCTTTTTAAACCATTTAACCAAATGTATGCTGGTATCGAGAGGGCTAATCAGTGTATTAAATATATTCCACAGATGAGTTTATACAATAATGGAACCTCTCAGCAAAAAGCAGAATTACAAAGGTTGTATGGTGAGTCTTTAACACTGAGAGCGCAATATTATTTTGAACTGGTTAGGAATTGGGGAGATGTCCCGGCACAATGGGTACCTTCTTCTGATATACCCAATTTGTTTATAGCAAAAACAGATAGAGACTCAATATACGATCATATTCTCAATGACTTAAAAATTGCTGAAGATCTAGTTCCTTGGCGTTCAGGCGTGAGCGCCCTTGGTGACCCTAATGATGAACGTATTACAAAAGGCGCCGTAAAAGGTTTGAGAGCTAGGATTGCATTATTCAGAGGAGGCTATTCTTTGAGAAGAGACAATCAAATGGAAAGAGGATCTAATTATTTGGATTATTATAAGATAGCTGATCAGGAATGTGCAGATATCATTCAGTCAGGAGAGCACAAACTCGATCCTAGTTTTCAAGATTTGTGGCAGAACCAATTGGATGCACATCAGATAGATCCCTATGGTGAATTTATGTTTCAGGTGGCTATGAGTGGTGGCACTTCTAGCACAGACAGTAAATTGGGTAAGTACAACGGCCCAAATGGAAGTTTAACAATTTTACCTAGTTACTTCTATATGTTTGACTCTGTAGATACGCGTAGAGATGTTACCATTGCTCCTTATAAAATAAACAGTGATAATACATTATCTGCTGTAGGGCTTTCCAGTTTGGCTGATGGTAAATTTAGACGCAATTGGATTACGAATCCAACTATTGATATAAGTAATCAAGCACAGAATTTTGGTTTGAACTGGCCTATTCTTCGCTACTCAGATGTTTTACTTATGTATGCAGAAGCAGAAAATGAGATAAACAACGGCCCAACAGCTGCCGGTATAGATGCCTTTAATTTGGTTAGGCAGCGTGCATTTGCGGGAAACCTAGGGGAGATGGGGACTGCACCAACAGATAAAGCGGGTTTCTTTAATGCAATCGTAAATGAAAGAGCATTGGAGTTTGGTACTGAAGGTATAAGAAAATATGATTTGATAAGATGGAATCTCATAGGCGATAAATTGAGGGCGGCTAAACAAGCGCTTACTGATATTAGTAATAATGCACCGCCATATGATACTTTGCCTGCAAAAATGTATTATGTTGCGGGTCCCTCTACGACGGTTATAAATTGGGCTTCTTCCTTTTATCATCCTTCTTCTGCAACGACACCATCGGGTGCAACTTCTGTAACCTGGGTAAGCAATCTATTAAGTGGTAATCTTCAATATTTCGCTGAAGGGTTTAAGGATAATCATAGCGAATTGTTACCTATACCTCAAGCTGCTATAGATGCTAATCCAAATCTTAAACAAGATTATGGCTATTAA